The genomic segment AAACAgacgccccccccccaaaaaaaaaaatcaccttagcTAATGGTTAAATAGTATAACCTTGATGGTGTCAAAACATCATGAATATTGAGATTCACAGTTTCAGAATAATGATGAAtgtaatgaaacagaaaatcaggAAAGAGAGGGGTCCCATAGATAACTTAGGAATTCTGTGGTTTGGAAATCTTCCTTGTACTATTGATCATTGTGAACTACACTGGCTGTGGCTATTTTgagtgattcttttttttaattttttttgtatccACCTCCCTTTCTCTTTTAAAGTTATTGAAAATAATGTACCactgttaatttcttagttttttcAACTATCATGATTATATCAGAGGCTAATATTAGGGAAAACTGGGTGAGGGAAGCTTAGTATATGAAAACTTTCTAAACTATCTTTGAAAATGTATTCCaaaatattgtctttttttttttaatggcattgaTCTATTTTACACTTAAATGAATCTTTTACTTATGCATGATTTTTGTAACATATAGGATATTTAGAATATATTGGTtcactgagttatgcagatgttCCAAATGTTGACATAGCCCTTTATACAATATCGAGAAATCATATTCCTTAACATCACACTGGTTTCATCATAGAAATTTTTAAGACTTGAAGGCTGACTGTGGTGGTTACAAATTTTCCAAAAGTCTACTTGAAAGATCAAATTTTTCATTGGCTAAAAATACTGCCAGTTGTTTTTCTCATAGCAGCAGATTAACATAGTTCATTTTGAGAAAATGTCTGCACAATATCTGAATTTAAGTAATTCCTTCTTACTTCTTTGTATTACTTTTTAATAAGtgcatattccttattctatagaACAAATGACTTAGTCCTTAATCCTGTTTTTCCCAAAATTAGAATTCATTTTCTTATCAAAAGCTAAAAATCGTCCTGTTTTTTCCTGTAGTGTTTGCTGAGAAAATATTAGTTATATTTATATAAACTGAAAAGTGCTTGGTCCCTCCTTTAGAGATGCAGTGACTTTCTCAGCAacttgaaaaacaaaaagggTGAATTTCAGGTTCATTCCTTATGCAAGCATATCTCTCAGGCTTACTTAACTCATGTAGGGTGTGTGCGATCATGAATTATGGAGAATTTATTTTAGGCTCATATGTGAATGTAATTCAGAGAATTTACTAGTTTTAGCACTGGTCCTGGACATAATAGAATATTTTTATGTCTGCTAAgcattatacctttttttttttcccaaacataaaacccaaaccaaacccattgccatcaagtccattccgattcatagcgaccctataggacagagtagagttgccctgtagagcttccaaggaatgcctggtggattttaagtgccaacctcttggttagcagccatagctcttaaccactacaccacggtGGTTTCCTTCCAAACATAAAAATACCTTATATTTGAAACACTAACCCAGGGGAACACAGTGCGTGAAAAATGGCCTTAACTGAGCCTAGAATTACAGCCTGCTGACTCTGAGCTAAGCACCATGTAGGGATTCAGAATTGTGGGGATTTACAAATGGGTGAAGAGAGAGTCCACAACAAGTCTGTCACTTTTTTGAACTATGGTGACTcccgtgttgctatgatgctagaagttacacttctagtatttcaaataccagtaggatcacccatgatggacaagtttcagcaaagctttcagAATAAggatgactaggaagaaaggtctcgtCATcaccttccaaaaattagctaatgaaaacacAGCAGAATACTGTCCGGTTTGCTTGTTTTGAACacttcatcaggagggatcaacctctggaggagaacatcatatttggtgaagtaaagggccagcgagggtaagggagacccttggtgagttGGATTGGAACCATAGCCGCAACGATGGATTTGAACACACTGGCAATTGTTAGGATGATGCAGGGCCAGGAagcgtttcatcctgttgtacctaaggttgccatgagtcaaagtcaatttgatggcagctatcataatcctcattttttttttaatcataatccTCATTGCAGCTAGAGCAATTCTTCAAAGTTTCTTTTCTCCTCTAATCTCATGACATATAATGCATAGACTCCTGTTTTGTTCCACATTCTTGTATCACAATTTTCATTTCTAGCAAGGCATATCAGAACTTTAAGAAAGGCAAGACATATAGTAACCTGAGTATTGTTTAAGATTATCAGTACATTTGGTTATTTCTACCAAAAATTTCTTCCTTGCTTTTACAGCATGATGTGGAAAAATAAACTCCTTTTCTCTAATTAGGCCTGCTGATCTGGGTTTGAGTTTTATTCCACTACTGGCTATTTGACCTTGGGACAATTTGAGTCACTACTTTGTACTTTAATTTCCTgataaaacaaacatacaaacaaacaaaaaaccatttgtttttgagtcaaatctgactcataatgattccatgtgtgtcagggtataactgctccacagggatttcaatgcTGAATTTTCTAAATATATTACTAGGTAAGTCTTTTGGGACaactctaggtggactcaaacctccaaacttttggttatcgGTCAAGTAATAGTCTCTTATGTGAATATCAGAGATGATGAGATTCACCTTCTAAACAGTCAGCAGCTTAATTATGTTTTAATCCTCATATTTCAGCAGAATTCATAGTACTTGATAGATGTTCAGCAAATATGTGTCTAATGAATGAATATTTACATGGAAATGTGGCTTATACCTTCCCCTTAGAGAGTGGAGTTCCTTAGGCTGAGGGTAGTGTCTCCATTTTCATTGGATCTCTGCATAACGCGCTCAGTATAAAATAACAGATTAAGCTAtaactatggattttttttttttttaatggataaaacggaaaccctggtggtgtagtggttaaatgctacggcaatctgccaggcactccttggaaattgtatggggcagttctactctgtcctataggatcgctgtgagtcggaatcgactcgacggcactgggttttctgggttatgGATAGAACATATCCTTGTCTTTGCTTTATTCAGCAAGAATTTTAATGGTGCTCTTTGTCCCTTTTGCTTATTCCACCTCTCCTGAAGAGTTGCAATATCTTCAGTCGGATCTGCTTAGTCTTGATAGTATAGACAATGGGGTTGAGCAACGGAGGTAAGACATAGTGCAAATAAGAGAGCAGCACACAGCTGAAAGGGGAAGCTCTCTTCTCAAATCGGTGGATTATAGATAGGCCAATGGTGGGAATGTAGAAGAGCAGCACAGCACAGATGTGGGAGACACATGTGTTGAGGGCTTTGAGGCGCTCAACCTTAGAGACTATGGACAGTACTGTTTGGAGGATCAGCCCATAGGAGAGGACAATGAGTACAGAGTCCAGACACAGTGTAGAGAACACAATAAAGAGACCATAGGCACTGTTGATGAGGGTGTCAGAACAGGCCAGCTTCATGACATCTGGGTGTAGGCAGTAAGAATGGGAAAGCAGGCGATTCCGGCAGTATGGAAGCTTCTTCAGCATTATGGGGACTGGGATGTGGAGACCTATACCACGCACCACAATGGCCAAGCCCAAGCTGAAAATCCAggtgtttgtgaggatggtgccatAGCGAAGAGGGCTGCTGATGGCCACAAAACGGTCAAAGGCCATGGTCAGCAGCACAGAGGACTCCATGATGGAGAAGGAGTGGATGAAGAAGAGCTGTGCCAGACACACTTCCACCGCCACCTGTCTGAGACCCAGCATGTAGATGGTGATCATGGTGGGCAGCGTAGAGGCAGATAGACCCAGGTCAGTCACCGCCAGCATGGATAGAAAATAGTACATGGGCTGGTGCAGGCTGGGCTCTGACCTCACCAGCCACAGGATCAGGCTGTTCCCTGCCAGGGAAGCCACATACACGACACATAGGGGAATGGAGAGCCAGGTGTACACAGCCTCAAGCCCTGGGAGGCCTGTTAGGAAGAAGTAGGTGTTGTTGTTGGAGTCTGACATGGTGACCTGGAGAGGCAAATCTCCAGGCAGAAGTGCAATCACGGACCCTAGAATTCAATGAGATGATGGCTCAGAACATTTAGCTTAAACTAGGTCATTGTAAAATGTTTCCCTACAATGTTCTACTGTACATCCACAGCTCAAATATTATCCATGAAATGAAAAGTGAGACAAAGCAGAGAACACAGAGATTGAACCAACAGAGAAATATTATGCGTGAGTAACCTGGTTCCTGAGGACCAAAAAGAACCTCCCAAGGAGATGAAATTTGATTGAAACACAGATCTAGAAAGGAACTGAGGCAATCTTGATTCCAACTCTTCATTGCACATattctaaaaatgaaattaagctcCTTCAATTAACTCATGTATTTGAGTTAGGGGTGGAATCAAGTCTCCTCGATTCCTGCTTTCAAAATTTCACTATGTTAGTAGACATTTATTTCCATAACATGGTAATTATTATCGTCAAATAACATAAATGATTTACTGGCATGCCAACGTGTCTATATTCtccatacatattttaaagacatgaaatcataaaaaaaagaaattatacatatttctcattttgtctttttctaaaaTTTCTCAGTAGAGATATGCATGTGTGTTGGCATACAGATCTAAGAGTATTAGGGTAAACTCAAACTCAAGAATGTTGGAATGAGAAGCAATATTATAGGCTTTCTGGTGCTCCCCAGCACAATAATTCATCAATAAATAAGATCTCCTGTAAACTTCATTGTAGTCTACATTTTGGGGATAAATCTCTGTCCTCCTTGTATTTTCTCCCCTGAACTTCAAACACCTCTCAACCAGCAACCTACATATTATCCAATATAGGTTGCTTCTTTCAAGGTGGACCTTTCTGGAAATCTACAATGATTAGAAAATAAATTGAATAATAATACACAAAAGAACAAGTAAATTTTGAGGAGTCATAAAATTCTACATTCAGGTTTCACCCCCTCTTCCTTCCAAGAAGATATTAACTTTAATTTTCACTACAAGACCTTTCAACTCATTTATTTTGAGACACATGCTGTAGTGTccaattccttttaaaaaaaaatctcttgatTATGGATCCTGTCACTCTTCTGCAGGTAAGAATGTGAAGGTACAATCATTCTTACTTTTAGGTCACTTTACAGTACTCTAAAATCACTTTTGCATCTGTCATTTTAGATCAACTTAACCCTTTAAGGTGAATAAGATCAAATTTTATTAAACCTGGCttccagataaagaaatagaattttCAAGAGATCAAGTAATTAATCCTCCCAAAGTCTCAGATTTAATAAAAGGTTGATAAAAGATTGGAACAAAAATTCTGGCTAAttcagttcttctccttcagtacaTTTTAATTTATGTTAAAATACAGAGATTCAGTCCTCTATTGTGTTTTGAGAATCAGAACCTTGATGTTACCTTCATCTGCACATCTGAGTAACCTAAAGACTCCATTAAAATcataattaaagaaattaaatataaCTGTCACTTCAGATTTTCTATATGTGGTCACACAGTCAGTTATAAAACCCAAATTTTGgcctaaatatttcttgaataagtAATTACTGCTAAGGAGTCTTATGAGTAGGCACCGGCGTTATAGCTGTCTACAAGAGAGATAAAGTCACTGCTGTGTTGGAGCATCATGAATAAAGCGAACACGATtaggaataaaatattttaaggaaataaTTTGCACCTATAGAAAGACATCACGTGATCTTGTTTTAAAGATTAAGTGTTCTGAGATAACTCTGAAGGAGGTAACGGTTGGAGTAAGATCAGAATTGAAAGAACGAAGCTTTAGAAGACATGTGATTGAGTGTGACTGTCAGTGTCTGCCTTGCACGTGCCTGTgcttgtatgtgtgtctgtgtgtgtgtttgagagagagagagagagaaagagaaagcaaacgCATAGAGAAGTTATTAGGAAAATGACCATGAATTGTTAATGTTCACTGTAGCTAGGAGTTAAAATCTGTTCGAGATAGAATAGGGATAGCAGCAAGAGAGGTATTGGACAGGGATAATTAGAACCTAATTAATCACTGAGAAAATCTAAATATTAATCTTAAAA from the Loxodonta africana isolate mLoxAfr1 chromosome 7, mLoxAfr1.hap2, whole genome shotgun sequence genome contains:
- the LOC100670185 gene encoding olfactory receptor 51G2-like, coding for MSDSNNNTYFFLTGLPGLEAVYTWLSIPLCVVYVASLAGNSLILWLVRSEPSLHQPMYYFLSMLAVTDLGLSASTLPTMITIYMLGLRQVAVEVCLAQLFFIHSFSIMESSVLLTMAFDRFVAISSPLRYGTILTNTWIFSLGLAIVVRGIGLHIPVPIMLKKLPYCRNRLLSHSYCLHPDVMKLACSDTLINSAYGLFIVFSTLCLDSVLIVLSYGLILQTVLSIVSKVERLKALNTCVSHICAVLLFYIPTIGLSIIHRFEKRASPFSCVLLSYLHYVLPPLLNPIVYTIKTKQIRLKILQLFRRGGISKRDKEHH